In the genome of Croceimicrobium hydrocarbonivorans, one region contains:
- a CDS encoding DEAD/DEAH box helicase — translation MKFSDFNLNPDLLESLSYMNFEEATPIQEQAIPLILEGKDIIGCAQTGTGKTAAFVLPVLHKLVDQRKKGVIDSLILCPTRELAIQIEQQIQGLAYFSDLTSYAVYGGGTGPEWEAERRALSEGTDIIIATPGRLLAHIRNEYVKLDQLQYLILDEADRMLDIGFYDDIKRIIQECPPQRQSLMFSATMAPKIRKLAKEILQDPAEVNLAVSKPAEGVTQMVYMAHEEQKQGLARHIIAQYPDFKSIIIFCSTKKKIQKLVASLQRKGLNVEGISSDYEQSEREKILLQFKARKTRILVATDVLSRGIDIKDIDLVINYDVPNDAEDYVHRVGRTARAAAKGMAITFISGEEIYKFKRIETFVERDYEKLSPPEDLGKAPEWKEPERRSRNSRGRSQGNRPPQKGGNKSRKPQHKKAGNGPKAEDGSRPDNASKPKRRFNKRRPKPNSDSNSKPKTDS, via the coding sequence ATGAAATTTTCAGATTTTAATTTAAATCCTGACCTTCTGGAATCGCTATCCTATATGAACTTTGAGGAAGCGACCCCTATTCAGGAGCAAGCCATTCCATTAATTTTGGAGGGTAAGGATATAATCGGATGCGCACAAACCGGTACCGGAAAAACCGCGGCCTTTGTTTTGCCTGTCCTGCATAAGCTGGTAGATCAGCGTAAAAAAGGAGTAATAGACAGCTTGATTCTTTGCCCCACTCGCGAATTAGCGATTCAAATTGAACAACAAATCCAAGGTCTGGCCTACTTTTCCGACCTTACCTCCTATGCTGTTTATGGCGGCGGTACGGGCCCAGAATGGGAAGCTGAACGTCGCGCCCTAAGCGAAGGAACCGATATTATTATTGCTACTCCCGGTCGGCTTTTAGCCCATATCCGCAATGAATATGTGAAGCTGGATCAATTGCAATACCTCATTTTAGATGAGGCCGATAGAATGCTAGACATCGGCTTTTATGATGATATTAAGCGGATTATTCAGGAATGCCCGCCCCAACGCCAATCTCTGATGTTCTCCGCCACCATGGCCCCTAAGATTCGCAAATTGGCTAAGGAAATTCTGCAGGATCCGGCGGAAGTGAATTTAGCCGTTTCCAAACCAGCCGAAGGGGTTACCCAAATGGTCTATATGGCCCATGAAGAGCAAAAGCAAGGCTTGGCGCGCCATATTATTGCGCAGTATCCCGACTTTAAAAGCATAATCATCTTCTGCTCTACTAAGAAGAAAATTCAAAAGCTGGTTGCTTCTTTACAGCGTAAAGGGCTTAATGTAGAAGGCATTTCCAGTGATTATGAGCAAAGCGAAAGGGAAAAGATTCTCCTGCAATTCAAGGCACGTAAAACCCGCATTTTAGTAGCCACCGATGTATTGAGCCGTGGTATTGATATCAAGGATATCGACCTGGTTATTAATTACGATGTACCCAATGATGCCGAAGATTATGTGCACCGTGTAGGGCGAACGGCCCGCGCTGCTGCAAAGGGCATGGCGATTACCTTTATTAGTGGAGAGGAGATTTATAAATTCAAGCGCATTGAAACTTTCGTAGAACGGGACTATGAAAAGCTTAGTCCGCCAGAAGACTTAGGCAAGGCCCCGGAATGGAAGGAACCCGAGCGCCGTTCTCGTAATTCTCGTGGTCGTAGCCAAGGGAATCGACCTCCACAAAAAGGTGGCAATAAATCGCGTAAGCCCCAGCATAAAAAAGCTGGAAACGGCCCCAAAGCTGAGGATGGATCCCGTCCGGACAATGCTTCTAAACCCAAACGACGCTTTAATAAACGCCGACCGAAACCCAATTCGGACTCCAATTCCAAACCTAAAACCGATTCTTAA
- a CDS encoding DUF2147 domain-containing protein produces the protein MRNLMYSLLVSIFSIGLASAQEDGDRLIGVWQPSAGNAYVKIEKIGNKYYGRIVWLKEPNDEEGKPKTDVNNPDESLRSTPLKGYRMLKDFVWDAEEKIWKDGTIYDPKNGTTYSCKIELTEENKIEVRGFVGTAVFGRTDVWTRLVKKK, from the coding sequence ATGAGAAACTTGATGTACAGCCTCTTAGTGAGCATTTTTAGCATTGGATTAGCCAGTGCGCAGGAAGATGGTGATCGCCTGATTGGAGTTTGGCAACCCAGTGCTGGCAATGCCTATGTGAAGATTGAGAAGATTGGCAATAAGTACTACGGTCGTATTGTTTGGTTAAAGGAGCCTAATGATGAAGAGGGTAAGCCTAAAACCGATGTTAATAATCCGGATGAATCACTGCGCAGCACTCCTTTAAAGGGCTATCGTATGCTTAAGGATTTTGTATGGGATGCAGAGGAGAAGATCTGGAAAGATGGAACTATTTACGATCCTAAAAATGGAACCACCTATAGCTGTAAGATCGAATTAACCGAAGAAAATAAAATTGAAGTACGTGGTTTTGTGGGTACTGCCGTGTTTGGACGTACCGATGTTTGGACCCGTCTGGTGAAAAAGAAATAA
- a CDS encoding nuclear transport factor 2 family protein, with translation MKKLAILFSLILTAGYVQAQKAEIKMLNSLMDDWHKAAAQANSEGFYGKMAEEGIYIGTDASERWLRDELKAWAKQAFERDVAWDFKPIERNWHFLGDDIAIGDEKLETWMGICRATVVLKKVDGQWLIYHYHLAVTVPNEQIADFKKLLYPEN, from the coding sequence ATGAAAAAACTAGCTATTCTCTTCAGTTTAATCCTCACAGCCGGCTATGTTCAGGCTCAAAAAGCAGAAATAAAAATGCTTAACAGCTTAATGGATGATTGGCATAAGGCCGCCGCTCAGGCCAATTCGGAGGGTTTTTACGGAAAAATGGCAGAGGAGGGAATATATATCGGTACCGATGCATCAGAACGCTGGTTGCGCGACGAATTAAAAGCCTGGGCAAAACAAGCCTTTGAGCGCGATGTAGCTTGGGACTTCAAGCCCATTGAGCGCAATTGGCATTTTTTAGGGGATGATATTGCTATTGGCGATGAAAAGCTGGAAACCTGGATGGGGATTTGCCGTGCTACCGTGGTTTTAAAAAAGGTAGATGGTCAATGGCTAATCTATCATTACCACTTGGCGGTAACGGTGCCCAATGAGCAAATAGCAGACTTCAAAAAACTGCTCTATCCTGAGAATTAA
- a CDS encoding DUF3291 domain-containing protein, with the protein MAQYIRLSFFYFDSPRQKWWAFKQMRLAHKSLRRQKGLSFYKLMGSGAGEGFSTKPDWRVYCLLQVWDAKASATEFESSPWYQELLSRQKGIYHFELSPYQSKGTWNGLNPFELQPEQDFQYMAVLTRASIKLSYLRAFWRSVPAVSRIIKDQRSLLFQKGIGEWPLIEQATFSIWNREEAMRDFAYQQKEHRAVVQKTRKLNWYREEQFSRFGLLKHYGHWPDQTFSNLKKEQTE; encoded by the coding sequence ATGGCGCAATACATCCGACTTAGCTTTTTTTATTTCGATTCACCCAGGCAAAAATGGTGGGCCTTTAAGCAGATGCGATTGGCGCATAAATCCTTGCGTAGACAAAAAGGACTAAGCTTTTACAAGCTTATGGGCAGTGGCGCTGGTGAAGGTTTTAGTACCAAGCCGGATTGGCGGGTCTATTGTCTTTTGCAAGTTTGGGATGCCAAAGCTTCTGCGACAGAATTTGAATCTAGTCCTTGGTATCAAGAGCTGCTCAGTCGACAAAAGGGTATTTACCATTTTGAATTGAGTCCCTATCAATCTAAAGGCACTTGGAATGGCTTAAATCCCTTTGAATTGCAGCCGGAGCAAGATTTTCAATATATGGCAGTGCTTACCAGAGCCTCTATTAAACTGTCCTATTTAAGGGCCTTTTGGCGTTCGGTTCCTGCGGTTTCCCGGATTATTAAGGATCAAAGATCCCTTCTCTTTCAAAAGGGAATAGGTGAATGGCCCTTAATTGAGCAGGCGACCTTTAGCATTTGGAATCGTGAGGAAGCCATGCGGGATTTTGCCTATCAACAAAAAGAGCATCGGGCAGTGGTACAGAAAACCCGTAAATTGAACTGGTACCGCGAAGAGCAGTTTAGTCGCTTTGGACTGCTCAAGCACTATGGCCACTGGCCTGATCAAACATTTTCTAACTTAAAAAAAGAACAAACTGAATGA
- the nhaA gene encoding Na+/H+ antiporter NhaA, giving the protein MIQERESIEPIDHFHEKVEKLIGNDTSIGIVLFLSALAALIVANSSWGGEWYHHIWETNIALSFGDKSFDMSLHHLINDGLMAIFFFMVGLEIKREFLIGSLNSWKKASLPIGAAIGGMMAPALIYLIFTSGEAQNGWGIPMATDIAFTLGLINLVRNRIVRSLKVFVTSLAVVDDIGAVLVIALFYTSELHLEQLYYAGGVLAFLLIANQLGVRSVLFYTFFGIMGIWSAFFYAGIHPTIAGILLAFTIPARTKITRRSFIHYGRKLFNAYDRTKSLDDRHNSSREDQLLEEMENLGDEARAPLQKIESGLHHFVYFIIMPLFAFANAGVSLSGDFFSIIGSGIGLGIIAGLILGKMIGISVFSRLLVALKIAEMPKGADWRQVIGVAFLAGIGFTMSLFISDLAFENPEQIGQAKMAVLVASSLAALFGLTILGTGKKQMPSP; this is encoded by the coding sequence ATGATTCAAGAGCGAGAATCGATCGAACCTATTGACCACTTTCATGAAAAAGTTGAAAAACTAATTGGGAATGATACCAGTATTGGTATCGTGCTCTTTTTAAGTGCCTTAGCAGCTCTAATTGTAGCAAACTCCAGTTGGGGCGGCGAATGGTACCATCATATTTGGGAGACCAATATTGCCCTTTCTTTTGGAGACAAGAGCTTCGATATGAGCTTGCATCACCTGATTAATGATGGATTAATGGCCATCTTCTTCTTTATGGTGGGCCTCGAGATAAAACGCGAGTTTCTAATTGGTAGCCTAAATTCTTGGAAAAAGGCCTCTTTACCCATAGGAGCAGCCATAGGTGGTATGATGGCGCCCGCCTTGATTTATTTAATTTTCACCAGCGGTGAAGCCCAGAATGGTTGGGGGATCCCGATGGCTACCGACATTGCCTTTACCCTGGGACTTATCAATTTAGTGCGGAATCGAATTGTTAGATCCTTAAAGGTTTTCGTTACCTCTTTGGCGGTGGTAGATGATATTGGCGCCGTATTAGTGATCGCTCTTTTTTATACTTCAGAATTACACTTGGAACAGCTTTATTATGCCGGAGGCGTTTTAGCCTTTTTGCTGATTGCTAATCAATTAGGGGTTCGTTCTGTGCTCTTTTACACCTTCTTTGGAATTATGGGAATTTGGTCGGCTTTCTTCTATGCTGGTATTCACCCTACCATCGCTGGTATCCTCTTGGCTTTTACCATTCCCGCTCGAACCAAAATCACCCGTCGAAGTTTTATCCACTACGGTAGAAAGCTTTTTAATGCCTATGATCGCACTAAGAGTTTAGACGATCGACATAATAGCAGCCGTGAGGATCAACTCTTGGAGGAAATGGAAAATTTGGGCGATGAAGCCCGGGCTCCTTTGCAGAAAATAGAGTCTGGCTTGCACCATTTCGTATACTTTATCATTATGCCCTTATTCGCCTTTGCTAATGCCGGGGTAAGCCTGAGTGGTGATTTTTTCAGCATTATTGGCAGTGGTATCGGATTAGGGATTATCGCCGGACTGATTCTGGGAAAAATGATAGGCATTAGTGTTTTCAGTCGATTATTGGTGGCTCTGAAAATTGCTGAAATGCCCAAAGGAGCAGATTGGCGCCAGGTGATAGGGGTGGCCTTTTTAGCGGGAATTGGATTTACGATGTCTCTCTTTATTTCAGATCTCGCCTTCGAAAATCCGGAGCAAATTGGACAAGCCAAGATGGCCGTGCTTGTGGCTAGTTCTCTGGCAGCCCTTTTTGGACTTACGATTCTGGGAACGGGGAAGAAGCAAATGCCAAGCCCTTAA